The following are from one region of the Methyloversatilis discipulorum genome:
- a CDS encoding HDOD domain-containing protein, whose amino-acid sequence MQHAAVPAPEVIDAVLESSAVLLPPKPRLLQEIENLMRNPDFEVAFLADSISRDPGVLAALFKVCRSPAYRRGRAPANAEQVLMLVGLNQTINLVRGISIRQAAGGPGPQMERFWQRCETIASLASQIAGERVAVCNVFPDQAYLAAMFHDCGVPLLMLRYADYWKTLNLDEESYWVDTGMENVRYRLDHATVGYWVARNWGLPELIVQAIRYHHEMPEDDTYGLRSTIGIVALATHIYLRNKGLPDPIWSMRSGEVLEELGIHASALDEYIDEINEQHVSFSV is encoded by the coding sequence ATGCAGCATGCAGCCGTACCCGCACCCGAAGTCATCGATGCAGTACTCGAATCGTCCGCCGTCCTTCTTCCCCCCAAGCCCCGACTGCTGCAGGAAATCGAGAACCTGATGCGCAACCCGGATTTCGAGGTTGCCTTCCTGGCCGACAGCATTTCGCGCGATCCGGGGGTGCTTGCTGCGCTGTTCAAGGTATGTCGCTCGCCCGCCTACCGGCGCGGACGTGCGCCCGCCAATGCGGAACAGGTGCTGATGCTGGTCGGCCTGAACCAGACCATCAATCTGGTGCGCGGCATTTCGATCCGACAGGCGGCAGGCGGTCCGGGGCCGCAGATGGAGCGCTTCTGGCAACGCTGCGAAACGATTGCCAGCCTGGCCTCGCAGATCGCCGGCGAACGCGTCGCGGTCTGCAACGTGTTTCCCGATCAAGCGTATCTGGCCGCCATGTTCCACGACTGCGGCGTTCCCCTGCTGATGCTGCGCTACGCCGACTACTGGAAGACGCTGAATCTGGACGAGGAGTCCTACTGGGTCGATACCGGGATGGAGAACGTCCGCTACCGTCTCGATCACGCGACGGTCGGCTACTGGGTCGCCCGCAACTGGGGGCTGCCGGAACTGATCGTGCAGGCCATCCGCTATCACCACGAAATGCCGGAGGACGACACCTACGGCCTGCGCAGCACGATAGGCATCGTCGCGCTGGCCACGCACATCTATCTGCGCAATAAGGGCCTGCCGGATCCGATCTGGAGCATGCGTTCGGGCGAAGTGCTCGAAGAACTGGGCATACACGCGAGTGCGCTCGACGAGTACATCGACGAGATCAACGAACAGCACGTGAGCTTCTCGGTGTGA
- a CDS encoding Re/Si-specific NAD(P)(+) transhydrogenase subunit alpha → MSSGASNDNAAASAAAPTPQRIGVPREIFPGEKRVATVPDVVTKLAKLGFGVVVETGAGDLADLSDDAYREAGASIAGSATELWSSADIVFKVRPPTADEVALMHEGQTLIGFVWPAQNPELMQQLAAKKVTVLAIDALPRTLSRAQKMDALTSMAGVSGYRAVVEAANAFGRFFNGQITAAGKVPPAKVFIAGAGVAGLAAIGAAASLGAIVRANDTRAEVADQVVSLGGEFVKVDYEEEGSGGGGYAKVMSEGFQAAQREMYAQQAKECDIIITTALIPGKPAPRLITAEMVKSMKPGSVIVDMAAEQGGNCELTEPGKAVVKHGVTIVGFTDLASRMARQSSTLYGTNLFRLTEELCKTKDGVINVNMDDDAIRGLTVIKDGEITWPAPPIAAAPKPAPKPAAAAVEKKSGHGHGPGGPMPAKTLAIIFALGALVFGAIGSFAPAAFLGHFTVFVLACFIGYMVVWNVTPALHTPLMSVTNAISSIIVIGALIQIAPPDAGANGRPDQLILWLAFAGIVLTAINMFGGFAVTRRMLAMFQK, encoded by the coding sequence ATGAGTTCTGGCGCATCGAACGACAACGCCGCGGCCAGCGCGGCAGCCCCCACGCCGCAGCGCATCGGCGTCCCCCGAGAGATCTTCCCGGGCGAAAAGCGCGTGGCCACCGTGCCAGACGTGGTGACCAAACTGGCCAAGCTGGGTTTTGGCGTCGTCGTGGAGACCGGCGCGGGTGATCTGGCCGACCTGTCCGATGACGCCTACCGCGAAGCGGGCGCCAGCATCGCCGGCTCTGCGACCGAGCTGTGGAGCAGCGCCGACATCGTGTTCAAGGTGCGTCCGCCGACCGCCGACGAGGTGGCGCTGATGCACGAAGGGCAGACCCTGATCGGCTTCGTCTGGCCGGCGCAGAACCCGGAGTTGATGCAGCAGCTGGCGGCGAAAAAGGTCACCGTGCTGGCCATCGACGCGCTGCCGCGCACGCTCAGCCGCGCGCAGAAGATGGACGCGCTGACCTCCATGGCCGGCGTCAGTGGCTACCGCGCGGTGGTCGAGGCGGCCAATGCCTTCGGGCGCTTCTTCAATGGCCAGATCACCGCCGCGGGCAAGGTGCCGCCGGCCAAGGTGTTCATTGCCGGTGCCGGTGTGGCCGGCCTGGCCGCCATTGGTGCGGCGGCCAGCCTGGGCGCCATCGTGCGCGCCAACGACACCCGCGCCGAGGTGGCCGACCAGGTCGTCTCGCTGGGTGGCGAGTTCGTCAAGGTCGATTACGAGGAAGAGGGCTCGGGCGGTGGCGGCTACGCCAAAGTCATGAGCGAAGGCTTCCAGGCCGCGCAGCGCGAAATGTACGCGCAGCAGGCCAAGGAGTGCGACATCATCATCACGACCGCGCTGATCCCCGGCAAACCCGCGCCGCGCCTGATCACGGCCGAGATGGTCAAGAGCATGAAGCCCGGCAGCGTGATCGTCGACATGGCGGCGGAGCAGGGCGGCAACTGCGAACTGACCGAGCCCGGCAAGGCCGTCGTCAAGCACGGCGTGACCATCGTCGGCTTCACCGACCTGGCCTCACGCATGGCACGCCAGTCGTCCACGCTTTATGGCACCAACCTGTTCCGCCTGACCGAAGAGCTGTGCAAGACCAAGGACGGTGTCATCAACGTCAACATGGACGACGATGCAATCCGTGGTCTGACCGTGATCAAGGACGGCGAGATCACCTGGCCGGCACCGCCCATCGCCGCCGCTCCGAAGCCCGCGCCCAAGCCGGCCGCGGCAGCGGTTGAAAAGAAGAGCGGTCATGGGCACGGCCCCGGCGGCCCGATGCCCGCCAAGACGCTGGCCATCATCTTCGCCCTGGGGGCTCTGGTGTTCGGGGCCATCGGTTCGTTCGCGCCGGCCGCGTTCCTGGGCCACTTCACGGTGTTCGTGCTGGCCTGCTTCATCGGCTACATGGTCGTCTGGAACGTCACGCCCGCGCTGCACACGCCGCTGATGAGCGTGACCAACGCCATCTCCAGCATCATCGTCATCGGTGCGCTGATCCAGATCGCGCCGCCCGATGCCGGTGCGAACGGTCGACCGGACCAGCTCATCCTCTGGCTCGCCTTCGCCGGCATCGTGCTGACCGCGATCAACATGTTCGGCGGCTTTGCCGTGACGCGCCGCATGCTGGCGATGTTCCAGAAGTAA
- a CDS encoding FAD-linked oxidase C-terminal domain-containing protein encodes MSALPQAHEATAVPPPGSTDRPALIAELARVLPEDCLITDLGRLRAYECDGLMLMREMPLAVALPTTEAQVIAVLRTCHRLGVPVVPRGAGTGLSGGATPHKQGVVLSTARLNRIVSVDRLAQQAVVQPGVRNLAVSEAAAPYGLYYAPDPSSQIACSIGGNVAENSGGVHCLKYGLTVHNVLRVRMVTMAGEVMEIGSAAPDSPGYDLLAVTIGSEGLLGVVTEVTVKLVPKPRVARCVLAAFDDIRRAGQAVADIIAAGIIPAGLEMMDQATAAAVEQFVHAGYPLNAAAILLCESDGTEEEVQDEIARVRALLDTAGATEIRISSDEAERLRFWAGRKAAFPAAGRISPDYYCMDGTIPRKRLAEMLEAMEVMAKKYGLGLLNVFHAGDGNLHPLILFDSNDPDSVHRAEAFGVEILELSVALGGTITGEHGVGLEKINQMCSQFASDELDMFHRVKAAFDPAGLMNPGKAVPTLHRCAEMGRMHVHHGELPHPELPRF; translated from the coding sequence ATGAGCGCTCTGCCACAGGCCCACGAAGCCACCGCTGTTCCGCCACCCGGAAGTACCGACCGCCCGGCCCTGATCGCTGAACTGGCCCGCGTGCTGCCGGAGGACTGTCTGATCACCGACCTCGGCCGTCTGCGCGCCTATGAATGCGACGGCCTGATGCTGATGCGCGAGATGCCATTGGCGGTCGCGCTGCCGACCACCGAAGCGCAGGTGATCGCGGTGCTGCGCACCTGTCACCGTCTGGGCGTGCCGGTGGTGCCGCGCGGCGCCGGTACCGGCCTGTCGGGCGGAGCGACGCCGCACAAGCAGGGTGTGGTGCTGTCGACGGCGCGGCTGAACCGCATCGTGTCGGTCGACCGCCTCGCCCAGCAGGCCGTCGTGCAGCCGGGCGTGCGCAATCTCGCGGTGTCGGAGGCGGCGGCGCCCTACGGTCTCTACTACGCGCCCGACCCGTCGTCGCAGATCGCCTGCAGCATCGGCGGCAATGTGGCCGAGAACTCGGGCGGCGTGCATTGCCTGAAGTACGGACTGACCGTGCACAACGTGCTGCGTGTGCGCATGGTGACGATGGCGGGCGAAGTGATGGAAATCGGCAGCGCCGCGCCGGACAGCCCCGGTTACGACCTGCTGGCGGTCACCATCGGTTCGGAAGGTCTGCTCGGCGTCGTCACCGAAGTGACCGTGAAACTGGTACCCAAGCCGCGCGTCGCACGCTGCGTGCTGGCTGCATTCGACGACATCCGCCGCGCCGGTCAGGCGGTGGCCGACATCATCGCCGCCGGCATCATCCCGGCCGGGCTGGAAATGATGGACCAGGCTACCGCCGCCGCGGTCGAGCAGTTCGTGCACGCCGGTTACCCGCTGAACGCGGCGGCCATCCTGCTGTGCGAGTCCGACGGCACCGAGGAGGAGGTGCAGGACGAGATCGCCCGCGTCCGTGCGCTGCTCGACACCGCGGGCGCGACGGAAATCCGCATCTCCAGCGACGAAGCGGAACGGCTGCGCTTCTGGGCCGGCCGCAAGGCGGCCTTCCCGGCGGCCGGGCGCATCTCGCCCGACTACTACTGCATGGATGGCACCATTCCGCGCAAGCGGCTGGCCGAAATGCTTGAGGCGATGGAGGTCATGGCGAAGAAGTACGGCCTGGGCCTGCTCAACGTGTTCCATGCCGGCGACGGCAACCTGCACCCACTCATCCTGTTCGATTCGAACGACCCGGATTCGGTGCACCGCGCCGAAGCCTTCGGCGTCGAAATCCTCGAACTGTCGGTGGCGCTGGGCGGCACCATCACCGGCGAGCACGGCGTGGGGCTGGAGAAGATCAACCAGATGTGCAGCCAGTTCGCTTCCGACGAACTCGACATGTTCCACCGCGTGAAGGCCGCCTTCGACCCGGCCGGCCTGATGAATCCGGGCAAGGCGGTGCCGACGCTGCACCGCTGCGCCGAAATGGGCCGCATGCACGTGCATCACGGCGAGCTGCCGCATCCCGAACTGCCGCGTTTCTGA
- the pntB gene encoding Re/Si-specific NAD(P)(+) transhydrogenase subunit beta — protein MSQSLATVAYLGAAILFILSLGGLSNPESSRRGNLYGMVGMALAVLATVFGPRVSPAGIPWIVGALVVGGSIGLYAAKTVKMTQMPELVALMHSLVGLAACLVGFASYVDTSLQLEGVEKAIHEVEIYVGILIGAVTFSGSLIAFGKLNGKIGGKPLLLPARHWLNLIALLVVIGFGRVFLNAHDVQSGMTPLIVMTVIALLFGVHMVMAIGGADMPVVVSMLNSYSGWAAAATGFMLSNDLLIVTGALVGSSGAILSYIMCNAMNRNFISVIAGGFGSGAGKPAAKADGAAAEPQGEVTPVSATETAEMLREAKNVIIVPGYGMAVAQAQHTVFEITRTLREKGVNVRFGIHPVAGRMPGHMNVLLAEAKVPYDIVFEMDELNEDFPDTDVAMVIGANDIVNPAAQDDPTSPIAGMPVLEVWKARTSIVMKRSMASGYAGVDNPLFYKDNNRMLFGDAKKMLDEILVALKS, from the coding sequence ATGTCCCAAAGCCTTGCCACGGTGGCCTACCTCGGAGCCGCCATCCTGTTCATCCTCAGTCTTGGCGGCCTGTCCAACCCCGAATCATCGCGCCGCGGCAACCTGTACGGCATGGTCGGCATGGCGCTGGCTGTGCTCGCCACGGTCTTCGGGCCGCGCGTTTCACCCGCCGGCATTCCCTGGATCGTCGGCGCGCTGGTGGTGGGCGGCAGCATCGGCCTGTACGCCGCGAAAACGGTCAAGATGACCCAGATGCCCGAGCTGGTCGCGCTGATGCACAGCCTGGTCGGTCTGGCCGCTTGCCTGGTCGGCTTCGCCAGCTATGTCGACACCTCGCTGCAACTCGAAGGTGTCGAGAAAGCCATCCATGAAGTCGAAATCTACGTGGGCATCCTCATCGGTGCGGTCACCTTCTCAGGTTCGCTGATTGCCTTCGGAAAGCTCAACGGAAAGATCGGCGGCAAGCCCCTGCTGCTGCCTGCGCGTCACTGGCTCAACCTGATCGCGCTGCTGGTGGTGATCGGGTTCGGCCGGGTTTTCCTGAACGCGCACGACGTGCAGAGCGGCATGACGCCGCTGATCGTGATGACGGTGATCGCGCTGCTGTTCGGCGTGCACATGGTCATGGCCATCGGCGGCGCCGACATGCCGGTGGTCGTGTCCATGCTCAACAGCTATTCGGGCTGGGCGGCAGCCGCCACCGGCTTCATGCTCAGCAACGACCTGCTGATCGTCACCGGTGCGCTGGTCGGCTCATCGGGCGCCATCCTGTCCTACATCATGTGCAACGCGATGAACCGCAACTTCATCAGCGTGATCGCCGGTGGCTTCGGCAGCGGCGCAGGCAAGCCGGCCGCCAAGGCCGACGGCGCTGCCGCCGAGCCTCAGGGCGAGGTGACGCCCGTCAGCGCCACCGAGACCGCCGAGATGCTGCGCGAGGCCAAGAACGTGATCATCGTTCCCGGCTACGGCATGGCCGTCGCGCAGGCCCAGCACACGGTGTTCGAGATCACCCGCACCCTGCGCGAGAAGGGCGTGAACGTGCGCTTCGGCATCCACCCGGTGGCCGGCCGCATGCCAGGCCACATGAACGTGCTGCTGGCCGAAGCCAAGGTGCCCTACGACATCGTCTTCGAGATGGACGAACTCAACGAGGACTTCCCGGACACCGACGTGGCCATGGTCATTGGCGCCAACGACATCGTCAACCCGGCCGCGCAGGACGATCCGACCAGTCCGATCGCCGGCATGCCGGTGCTCGAAGTCTGGAAGGCCCGCACCAGCATCGTCATGAAGCGCTCCATGGCCAGCGGCTACGCGGGCGTGGACAACCCGCTGTTCTACAAGGACAACAACCGCATGCTGTTCGGCGACGCCAAGAAGATGCTCGACGAGATCCTGGTGGCGCTCAAGAGTTGA
- a CDS encoding PEP-CTERM sorting domain-containing protein, translating into MAVDGSGPQAADRTVDLGGGYSAAATSYQGLVGYNSDPFTITDKVADVSRSAESELAAGRLATVARAAFGAQVSGPDLAPGTGTLYSRASAWMGDRFTLALGDGSPFSSIGGGTVTFSFDLTGEITVSGPFVAGEGYSQLSTGFFFGAYRTGALDLWRQYDDALQNMDFNTANTLYAQIQGLEITTSGALFLDAVTAQRQDYLDSMAPVDVYVPNSETPTVIDVSFDAPDTFEWLVMMQSVAELDASLSNTAVSADFGNTLLARFSAADDVVAYSSSGLFPGTAPLPAVPEPATVWMLLAGACVLIVAVRRTAAA; encoded by the coding sequence GTGGCGGTCGATGGAAGCGGCCCGCAGGCGGCGGATCGCACAGTGGATCTCGGCGGCGGCTACAGTGCCGCGGCCACCAGCTACCAGGGCTTGGTCGGCTACAACTCCGATCCCTTCACCATCACCGACAAGGTCGCCGATGTTTCGCGCAGCGCCGAGAGCGAACTCGCCGCCGGTCGCCTCGCGACGGTTGCGAGAGCCGCTTTCGGCGCGCAGGTCAGTGGCCCCGATCTGGCGCCCGGTACGGGTACGCTCTACAGTCGCGCCTCGGCTTGGATGGGCGACCGCTTCACGCTGGCACTCGGTGACGGCAGTCCGTTCTCGTCGATCGGCGGCGGCACGGTGACCTTCTCCTTCGACCTGACCGGCGAAATCACCGTCAGCGGACCCTTCGTGGCGGGTGAGGGCTACAGCCAGCTGTCCACCGGCTTCTTCTTCGGCGCCTACCGGACCGGCGCGCTGGATCTGTGGCGCCAGTACGACGACGCGTTGCAGAACATGGACTTCAACACGGCAAACACGCTGTATGCGCAGATCCAGGGCCTGGAGATCACCACCTCAGGCGCACTGTTTCTCGACGCCGTAACAGCCCAACGCCAGGACTACCTCGATTCGATGGCGCCGGTCGACGTCTACGTGCCGAACAGCGAAACACCCACGGTGATCGACGTCTCCTTCGATGCGCCGGACACCTTCGAGTGGCTGGTCATGATGCAGAGCGTGGCCGAACTGGATGCGTCGCTGAGCAATACGGCTGTGTCCGCCGACTTCGGCAACACGCTGCTGGCGCGCTTCAGCGCGGCCGACGACGTGGTCGCCTACTCGTCCTCAGGTCTGTTCCCGGGCACCGCGCCGCTGCCGGCCGTTCCCGAGCCGGCGACCGTCTGGATGCTGCTCGCCGGAGCCTGCGTGCTCATCGTCGCGGTGCGGCGTACGGCGGCCGCTTGA
- a CDS encoding PP2C family protein-serine/threonine phosphatase: protein MALKLDSCVAQHIGDRKEQQDRAAVFPHSRHKGMLMAVLADGMGGHSGGAMAAEQVVHKARENFESFAPAIESPQELLRSVVEESHVVIKLTRFTSEQDPHSTACVLLMNGGRADWAHCGDSRIYHFRDDKLVSCSKDHSLVGELMRQGRLDEEGAKTHPQRNLLLHCLGAQKEPVIDFGGTDTLSDGDTFVICSDGLWAYFSDEEMGGVLSVYSAREAAEVFIKRARERGRPTGDNVSLIIIKLVDVEARQKAEKERLDAARRKLGKLPA, encoded by the coding sequence ATGGCGCTCAAACTAGACAGCTGCGTCGCGCAGCACATCGGCGATCGCAAGGAACAGCAGGATCGCGCAGCGGTGTTTCCGCATTCCCGCCACAAGGGAATGCTGATGGCCGTGCTCGCCGACGGCATGGGCGGCCACAGCGGTGGCGCGATGGCGGCCGAGCAGGTCGTACATAAGGCGCGCGAGAATTTCGAGAGCTTCGCTCCGGCGATCGAGTCGCCGCAGGAGCTGTTGCGCAGCGTGGTCGAGGAATCGCACGTCGTCATCAAGCTCACCCGCTTCACGTCCGAGCAGGATCCGCATTCCACCGCCTGCGTGCTGCTGATGAACGGTGGCCGCGCCGACTGGGCGCATTGCGGCGATTCGCGCATCTACCATTTCCGCGACGACAAGCTGGTCAGTTGCAGCAAGGACCATTCGCTGGTCGGCGAACTGATGCGTCAGGGGCGCCTCGACGAAGAGGGCGCCAAGACGCACCCGCAGCGCAACCTGCTTCTGCACTGCCTCGGCGCGCAGAAGGAACCGGTGATCGATTTCGGCGGCACCGACACGCTGTCCGATGGCGACACCTTCGTCATCTGTTCCGACGGTCTGTGGGCGTATTTTTCCGACGAGGAAATGGGCGGCGTGCTGTCGGTGTATTCGGCGCGCGAGGCGGCCGAGGTGTTCATCAAGCGCGCCCGCGAACGCGGTCGCCCGACCGGCGACAACGTGTCGCTCATCATCATCAAGCTGGTGGACGTCGAAGCCCGCCAGAAGGCCGAAAAAGAGCGTCTCGACGCCGCTCGTCGCAAGCTCGGCAAACTCCCCGCCTGA
- the glcF gene encoding glycolate oxidase subunit GlcF yields MQTGLADFIRNTPEGDAADTLLRKCVHCGFCNATCPTYQLLGDELDGPRGRIYLMKQMLEGEVPADTVLPHLDRCLTCRNCESTCPSGVRYSELVDIGRAVAERRAKRPLAQRAKRWLLREGLSRPAVFNTALALGRLAKPLLPAPLAAKVADARSAGAWPPVRHQRRMLVLAGCVQPALMPDVNAAAARVLDLLGISLVEIARAGCCGALRFHLNDQDGGRQDMRALIDAWWPAIERGDVEAIVMTASGCGSTVREYGHLLADDPLYAERAAKVAAMTRDLSEILAAERVQIEGLFAAGGTGRRPLAYHPPCSLQHGQQVRGHAEALLRAAGYDLKPVADSHLCCGSAGSYSLLQPALATTLRDNKLRSLQAEQPAGIASANVGCIAHLQTGTATPVRHWIEWLDQALT; encoded by the coding sequence ATGCAGACCGGACTGGCCGATTTCATCCGCAACACCCCCGAAGGCGACGCCGCGGACACCCTGCTGCGCAAGTGCGTGCACTGCGGTTTCTGCAACGCCACCTGTCCTACCTACCAGCTGCTGGGCGACGAGCTCGACGGTCCGCGTGGTCGCATCTATCTGATGAAGCAGATGCTCGAAGGCGAGGTGCCTGCCGACACCGTGCTGCCTCACCTCGACCGCTGCCTCACCTGCCGCAACTGCGAATCGACCTGTCCGTCCGGGGTGCGCTACAGCGAACTGGTCGATATCGGTCGCGCGGTGGCCGAGCGGCGTGCAAAGCGCCCGCTGGCGCAGCGCGCGAAGCGCTGGCTGCTGCGCGAAGGGCTGTCGCGCCCGGCGGTGTTCAACACCGCGCTGGCGCTCGGTCGGCTCGCCAAGCCGCTGCTGCCGGCGCCGCTCGCCGCCAAGGTGGCCGACGCGCGCAGCGCCGGCGCCTGGCCGCCGGTGCGCCATCAGCGCCGCATGCTGGTGCTGGCCGGCTGCGTGCAGCCCGCGCTGATGCCGGACGTGAACGCCGCGGCAGCGCGCGTGCTCGATCTGCTCGGCATTTCGCTGGTCGAGATCGCGCGCGCCGGCTGCTGCGGCGCGCTGCGTTTCCACCTCAACGACCAGGACGGCGGTCGTCAGGATATGCGTGCGCTGATCGACGCCTGGTGGCCGGCGATCGAGCGCGGCGACGTCGAAGCCATCGTGATGACGGCCTCCGGCTGCGGCAGCACGGTGCGCGAGTACGGCCACCTGCTGGCCGATGACCCGCTTTACGCCGAGCGCGCGGCGAAGGTGGCGGCGATGACCCGCGACCTGTCGGAAATCCTGGCCGCGGAGCGCGTACAGATCGAAGGGCTGTTCGCCGCCGGTGGCACCGGGCGTCGTCCTCTTGCCTACCACCCGCCCTGTTCGCTGCAGCACGGTCAGCAGGTGCGCGGACACGCCGAAGCGCTGCTGCGCGCCGCCGGCTACGACCTGAAGCCGGTCGCCGACAGTCATCTGTGCTGCGGTTCGGCCGGCAGCTATTCGCTGCTGCAGCCGGCGCTCGCGACGACCTTGCGCGACAACAAGCTGCGCTCGTTGCAGGCCGAACAGCCGGCCGGCATCGCCAGTGCCAACGTCGGCTGCATTGCCCACCTGCAGACTGGGACCGCGACGCCGGTGCGCCACTGGATAGAGTGGCTCGATCAGGCGCTCACCTAG
- a CDS encoding queuosine precursor transporter yields the protein MTARQYRYYDWVMVAFVTVLVCSNLIGPAKIAQVDAPLLGTLTFGAGVLFFPISYVFGDILTEVYGYARSRRVIWTGFAALAFASTMAAVVVALPPAPFWHNQQAYEVAFGSAWRVSIASLIAFCCGEFVNSFVLAKMKLWMAGRRLWMRTIGSTLFGEGVDSLLFYPLAFWGTGIIPDEQLPAVMLAQFVAKVGVEVAFTPLTYRIVAWLKRAENEDYYDRDTDFNPFSLRG from the coding sequence GTGACCGCACGTCAATACCGCTACTACGACTGGGTCATGGTCGCCTTCGTGACCGTGCTCGTCTGTTCCAACCTGATCGGCCCGGCCAAGATCGCGCAGGTCGACGCGCCACTGCTCGGCACGCTCACCTTCGGTGCCGGCGTGCTGTTCTTTCCGATCAGCTATGTGTTCGGCGACATCCTGACCGAGGTCTATGGCTACGCGCGTTCGCGTCGCGTCATCTGGACCGGCTTTGCCGCGCTGGCCTTCGCCTCGACGATGGCGGCGGTGGTGGTGGCGCTGCCGCCAGCGCCGTTCTGGCACAACCAGCAGGCGTACGAAGTCGCCTTCGGTTCGGCCTGGCGCGTGTCCATCGCGTCGCTGATCGCCTTTTGCTGCGGCGAGTTCGTCAATTCCTTCGTGCTGGCCAAGATGAAGCTGTGGATGGCCGGGCGCCGGCTGTGGATGCGCACGATAGGGTCGACGCTGTTCGGCGAAGGCGTCGATTCGCTGCTGTTCTACCCGCTCGCCTTCTGGGGCACCGGCATCATTCCGGACGAACAGCTGCCCGCGGTCATGCTGGCGCAGTTCGTCGCCAAGGTCGGGGTCGAAGTCGCCTTCACGCCGCTCACCTATCGCATCGTTGCCTGGCTGAAGCGGGCCGAGAACGAGGACTACTATGACCGCGATACCGACTTCAACCCCTTCTCGCTGCGCGGCTGA
- the glcE gene encoding glycolate oxidase subunit GlcE, with amino-acid sequence MTHTLHAVLREQVLEAAAHGRALRPHGSGSKDFLARSLDGMPLDMRGAQGVIAYEPSELYITAHAGTRLSAIESLLAEHGQMLAFEAPHFGAHATLGGAVASGLSGPRRISAGSLRDFVLGVTLMDGQGRVLRFGGQVMKNVAGFDVSRLIAGSFGTLGLVLEVTLKVLPRPQAEQTRVFALDEAQALTRMREWGAQPLPVSATAWLDGRLAVRLSGAQTALDAAVRNIGGDLLDAAEAAALWQSMREQTHDFFAGDTPLWRLSLPPMTPVLPLDGARLIEWNGMQRWLRSDVDADALRHAVNAVGGHATLFRGGRAVDRERDVFEPLAPEVMAVHRRLKQAFDPSGVFSPGRLYAEL; translated from the coding sequence ATGACCCACACTCTTCATGCAGTGCTGCGCGAGCAGGTGCTGGAGGCCGCCGCGCACGGTCGCGCGCTGCGCCCGCATGGCAGCGGCTCCAAGGACTTCCTCGCCCGCTCGCTCGACGGCATGCCGCTGGACATGCGCGGTGCCCAGGGCGTTATCGCCTACGAACCGTCCGAGCTCTACATCACCGCGCACGCCGGCACTCGGCTGTCGGCCATCGAAAGCCTGCTGGCCGAACACGGCCAGATGCTGGCGTTCGAGGCGCCGCACTTCGGTGCCCACGCCACGCTGGGCGGCGCCGTCGCCAGCGGACTGTCCGGGCCGCGCCGCATCAGTGCCGGCAGCCTGCGCGACTTCGTGCTCGGCGTCACTTTGATGGACGGCCAGGGCCGCGTGCTGCGCTTCGGCGGGCAGGTGATGAAGAACGTCGCCGGCTTCGACGTATCGCGCCTGATCGCTGGCAGCTTCGGCACGCTGGGCCTGGTGCTCGAGGTGACGCTGAAGGTGCTGCCGCGGCCGCAGGCGGAACAGACCCGCGTGTTCGCGCTCGACGAGGCGCAGGCGCTGACCCGCATGCGCGAGTGGGGCGCCCAGCCACTGCCGGTGTCAGCCACGGCCTGGCTGGATGGCCGGCTGGCGGTGCGACTGTCCGGCGCGCAGACCGCGCTCGACGCGGCCGTGCGCAACATCGGCGGCGACCTGCTCGATGCGGCCGAGGCTGCTGCGCTGTGGCAGTCGATGCGCGAACAGACGCACGATTTCTTCGCCGGTGACACACCGCTGTGGCGTCTGTCGCTGCCGCCGATGACGCCGGTACTGCCGCTCGACGGCGCCCGCCTGATCGAGTGGAACGGCATGCAGCGCTGGCTGCGCAGCGATGTCGACGCCGACGCGCTGCGTCATGCGGTAAACGCCGTCGGCGGTCACGCGACGCTGTTCCGCGGCGGCCGGGCCGTCGATCGGGAACGCGACGTGTTCGAGCCGCTGGCGCCTGAAGTGATGGCGGTGCATCGCCGCCTGAAGCAGGCTTTCGACCCGTCCGGCGTGTTCAGCCCCGGACGCCTGTACGCTGAACTGTGA